The sequence aaaagctcTTCAATATCAGAGATATTACAAAACTTAAAAGTGACTTACATATGTTGTATAGAGaagttgaaaaagaaatagaaattacaaGTAAAATATAAAGAGCATGTTCAGCCTTCACAATGTAATCAAAGACTGGCAACATTTGGCTCAGGCTTTGAGGCTCTGCTATCACAGGTGCTTCCCAAGCCTTAGGACAATAGGaccttttatattttcctttccaaaGAGCATTTTCAGACCTCTCTTTAACTCTTTAtttctcagactgtagatgaaggggttcagcatacgtgtgaccacagtgtacatcactgaTGCTGTTGCacttgagtgtgagctgtggGTAGTAGCAGAGCTAAGATAAACTCCTAAGcctgtacaataaaataaggagaccACTGAGAGAtgagatgcacaggtggaaaatgctttgtACTTCCCCTGAGCTGATGAGATTCCACGTATGGAGGAAACTATCCTAGAGTAAGAGTAAAGGATACATATGAGGGAACCACCAGCCAGCAACACAGCTACAAAATACATCACCATGTTATTGAGAAAGGTGTCAGACTTGGCAAGTTGGATCATCTGattgagttcacagaaaaagtgagGGATTTCTAAGACTGTACAGAAGGAAAGTTGCAACACCATTAAGCTTTCTAACAAGGAATGAAGGATGCTGATGATCCAGGACACCAGCACCAGCAGTCCACAGAGCTGGGGGTTCATGATGACCATGTAGTGCAGGGGTTGGCAGATGTCCACaaaccggtcataggccatcagTGTCAGGAGGAGGATGTCCAGTCCTATAAAGAGTGTGAAAAAATGCACCTGGATGATGCAGCCTTCATAGGTTACAACTTGGTTCTGGGTTTGGATGTTCTGCAGCAgctttgggatggtggtggaggtgaaacaaatgtctacaaaggacaggttggagaggaagaagtacatgggggtgtggaggttgGAGTCTGAAATGgtggccaggatgatgagcaggttcccaAACACTGTGATCaggtacatggagaggaaaatCACAAAGATGAGGGGCTGCAGTTCTGGCTCCTCTGAAAATCCCATATAAAGAAATTctgaactttttgttttgttcttttgtgcCATGTGGTGGAGGTGACTAACAAGAAAGGgacaaataaaactaattttcacACAAATGCTCATTACTCATATTGTTAAAGTGCTATTATTTATATTTCCCTATTAGGAGATTAATTTCAATATTTGTTAATGGATTTGGTCCACTTTAGAGAATCCCCTGTGTCAGCTCTAAGAAGCAAacttgtcttttctcatttttctccaaGATGTCATGTAATCACAGTTTTAATGAGAAATTCTTTCACacagttgaaaaaaatataaattgagtTGGGAACATTGGTTCCTGGTACCATCTATGCAGGGAGTGTAGGGTGCTAAAAAACAAATCCCCCCAAATCTGATTATGGAGACAGTAAtgtaagcaaataaaaatcacatagcatggggcttcccaggtggcacctgccaatgcaggggacacgggtttgatccctgctacaggaagatcccacatgccatggagcaactaaacccatgcaccacaactattgagcccatgtgctgcaactactgaagcccacatgcctagaacccgtgccccacaacaagagaagccatggcactgaggagcgcgcacaacacaatgaagagtagcccccgcttgccacaactaaaaagaaatcctgtgcactgcagaaaaaaaaaaaaaagacccaacaagccaataaaataaataaattgacagGTGTTACGGAGACAACAAAAGCAggtgtgagggagagagggaaaagggagcactatttttaaatgcatgtttaaGCAAGACCTGTGAACAAGGTGATATTTGAACAGAGATATCAGGGAAGATAGAGCCAGTGGATGAGCATACCTGGGGATGTGTGTGCCTGGCAAGGGAAcagccagtgcccaggcctgagGAAGGTGCTCGTTTAAGATGTTCCAGTCCAAAAAGGAAGCCAGTCTGGTGAGGGACATGAACAGGAGGATGAGTAATGAAAGATGATATCAGAGAATGTTGACATAGGAGGTGCCCTCCCTGCTTCTGCTGAAACTTCAAGTCACAAGGGGTCCTTCATCCATGTTATGTATCTTTGGCACTTTGTGAAATTCAATATTAAAGCCACCTATATGAaggaaagttgaaagaaaaatcaaaaccaatctcaaaaagaaaagataatatgTTGTAATTTAATAATATAACTTCAATTTTAGATTTCCAAGGACATGGAAATAATATGACAtcaagctttaaaaatatgaaatggaagCACTATCTATGTATAATTTCctcttatttagaaatatatgcaTTGAAATTTGCATATGGAAGATAATTTAGTCAAATGTAAAGAACACCTTTTAAATGGAGGCTGAATACGATGCAACTTTTAGAGAGAGTTCTAATTTCAAAAGATCAAAACAAGATAAGCAAAGTAGTTGAAAACATTCATATATCATGATTTATTAGCACTGAGTATGAAGAAgaacattcattttcatttttgattaaGGGAAGATTCGCAAGTGAAGAATATTTGTGTGATTAATCAATtccttcaagttaaaaaaaaaagaacaatggggAGAAGATGAGACTGGCAGATCTTACCAAACAAAACTTATAAGCTCTTAGATTTTCTGCACAAATaattgtatacatatgtaaaatatctaAATGGGAAAcagcaaaattgataaaattaCAAGTCTTAGTTTGAAAGAATACAAtcaaaaacaggaataaaaatatgCTGAATTCACTACAAAACAAAGGGCCTAAAcaggcaattttattttattaaattttttttgtatgattgcatttatatgaagtgtccagaataggctaatctatagagaaagaaagtagattagtggttgccaggggctggagaaaaAGGGACAGAGGGTGTGACTTTAATGGATATGGGGTTTTTGGGGGGAATGTTAAAATGCTGTGGAATTAGACAGCAGTGATCAAtatacaactttgtgaatatgctGGAAAACAGCTGGAGTGTATACATTAAAAAAGTGAATTATATTGAAACAAAGctgttattgaaaaaaaaagacgaagttataaaaataatttttttacctGAAAATTTCCTCCAATATAAACATACTTGGTGGGgtagatgaaataaaattgtgttaaatTTCTCACATATTTGTATTTCCCTTATGATTTTGACATTTGTTGGAATAAAGAAAGCTTTGGTAAAACATAAAGACaataagaagataaaagaaaaaaaaaaaaaaaaaaaaggcaggccGTATAGAAAACTTCTTccaaaagcagaataaaaattaaaaaaaaaaaaaaaaaaaaaaaaagagagcagggtagagtattcttggctgtaggtttttctctttcaggactttcaggatatcctgccattccctcctggcctgcagagtttctgcagaaagatcagctgttgtccttatgggttttcccttatatgttatttgttgcttttctctcactgcttttaatatttttctttgtgtttaattttcattagtttgatttatatgtgcctcaatgtatttctccttgggtttattctgtttgcgactctctgcacttcttggacttgattaattatttcctttcccatgttggggaagttttccactataacctcttcaaacattttctcagacacttttatttttccttcttcttctgggatgcctatgattcgaatgtcggtgtgcttaatgttgtgcccaaggtctctgagactgtcttccattctttttattcttttttctctttcctgctctgtggcagttatttcccccattctatcttctagctcacttattcgtccttctgcctcagtcattctgctgtttataccatctagagtatttttaagttcagttattatgttgtccattgctgtttgtttgttctttagttcttatgagtccttattaactgtttcttttattttccatatcttgttatcgagattttggatcatctttactatcgttactctgaattctttttcaggcaattttcctattcccttttcattcttgtgggtttttttttcctgctcctttgcctgcatggtgtttctttgctttctcattttgtctaatttacaggatttgctgtctcctttccctatgctgcctagtagtaattcctcttgtttctgccctctgccccaagagcaaataaatatatcattGATCTTAGTATATGAAATTTGGTTCAAAAATTCTCAAATTGGGCCAAGTCAAAACCCAACTATTTGTTGTTCATCATTATTGAAGCCTAATATTCAAGTAGAAATGAACTTTACTGAATAGCaggggattttattttatttttgtcactaatattttattttctcactcagGAATTCAGTTCTGTTTCATTGGAGACACAGTTTATACCTTAACAACATCTTAACCACATGTAATCTAACAATGTTGTTAGAACCTCTTATCTTGCCCTGATTAAAGCTCAGTATTGCAAAGGAACACTTTCAAATAGGGTTATATTATGGGCTGAATAatgtcccctccccaccttcacCTCCCTGTCAAAGATGTCCACTTTCTAATCCATGGATTGAACAAGCAAttttaaatagaagaaataatGGGGTAACTGATCTACAAATATATTCAGCCTTATAGTGAGTGAATTCATTGCAAAGTAAGCTCTAAAATACACATTtacacataataaataaaaatttgtatttgaatATTAAGAGGAAGGAGATTCTGTGAAATGTATGTGTCATGAACTGCTGTTGTCAGGCAATGTTTGCCAGCATTCCTTGTTCTGGATCTTCCTCATCATAGTCAAACATGCTCCTTCTTAAAAAAGCATCCTACATCACTGTACATCCCTCCACAGCTAATACCTATATCTTTACTCCAGTTAATTGCAAAATTCCTTGGACTTTGGTTCTACTTTTACTGAAAGC is a genomic window of Hippopotamus amphibius kiboko isolate mHipAmp2 chromosome 15, mHipAmp2.hap2, whole genome shotgun sequence containing:
- the LOC130836290 gene encoding olfactory receptor 7A17-like, with translation MAQKNKTKSSEFLYMGFSEEPELQPLIFVIFLSMYLITVFGNLLIILATISDSNLHTPMYFFLSNLSFVDICFTSTTIPKLLQNIQTQNQVVTYEGCIIQVHFFTLFIGLDILLLTLMAYDRFVDICQPLHYMVIMNPQLCGLLVLVSWIISILHSLLESLMVLQLSFCTVLEIPHFFCELNQMIQLAKSDTFLNNMVMYFVAVLLAGGSLICILYSYSRIVSSIRGISSAQGKYKAFSTCASHLSVVSLFYCTGLGVYLSSATTHSSHSSATASVMYTVVTRMLNPFIYSLRNKELKRGLKMLFGKENIKGPIVLRLGKHL